In a genomic window of Pirellulales bacterium:
- a CDS encoding acyl-CoA dehydrogenase family protein, which yields MEFGVSPKMQEILANIRQFMRDHVFPLEPAVAEKGFGATKQELAALRAKVRERGLWCPQIPKEHGGMGLSLLEHGMVSEELGRSPLGHYAFNCQAPDSGNMEILLQYGTEEQKKKYLAPLLRGDIRSCFSMTEPDRPGSNPTWMATTAVTDGDDYVINGHKWFTSSAEGATFAIVMAVTNPEASRYAQASQIIVPLDNPGFKFIRNIPIMGHAGDDYDSHAEVKYVDCRVPRTNLLGPEGAGFVIAQERLGPGRIHHCMRWIGICERSFDLMCQRAATRELAPGKPLGTKQAVQQWIAESRAEINAARLSVLQAAWKIDNDGLYNSRTEISCIKFLVADVMLKVIDRAIQVHGALGVTSDTPLAAFLRNERGARIYDGADEVHKTVVARQVLKNYGLKLNS from the coding sequence ATGGAATTCGGCGTCTCCCCCAAAATGCAGGAGATCCTTGCCAACATTCGCCAGTTCATGCGCGATCATGTCTTTCCGCTGGAGCCGGCAGTCGCCGAAAAGGGCTTTGGCGCCACCAAGCAAGAACTGGCCGCCCTGCGGGCCAAGGTGCGCGAGCGTGGCCTCTGGTGCCCGCAAATCCCCAAGGAGCATGGCGGCATGGGACTGTCGCTCTTGGAGCACGGCATGGTCAGCGAAGAGTTGGGCCGCAGCCCGCTCGGCCACTATGCGTTCAACTGCCAGGCGCCCGACAGCGGCAATATGGAAATCCTCTTGCAGTACGGCACGGAGGAGCAAAAGAAGAAATACCTGGCGCCGCTGTTGCGCGGCGACATCCGCAGTTGCTTTTCAATGACCGAGCCCGATCGCCCCGGCTCGAACCCCACCTGGATGGCCACCACCGCCGTCACGGATGGCGACGACTACGTGATCAACGGGCATAAGTGGTTCACCTCCAGCGCCGAGGGCGCCACCTTCGCCATTGTGATGGCGGTCACCAATCCCGAAGCGTCGCGCTACGCGCAGGCCAGCCAGATCATCGTGCCGCTCGACAACCCAGGCTTCAAGTTCATTCGCAACATCCCCATCATGGGGCACGCCGGCGACGACTACGACAGCCATGCCGAGGTGAAGTACGTCGATTGCCGCGTGCCGCGCACCAACTTGCTGGGGCCGGAAGGCGCCGGCTTTGTCATCGCGCAAGAACGGCTCGGCCCCGGCCGCATCCATCACTGCATGCGCTGGATCGGCATTTGTGAGCGCTCGTTCGACCTCATGTGTCAGCGCGCCGCCACGCGCGAACTGGCCCCCGGCAAACCGCTGGGGACCAAGCAAGCGGTGCAGCAGTGGATCGCCGAAAGCCGCGCCGAAATCAACGCCGCCCGGCTCAGCGTGCTGCAAGCCGCCTGGAAGATCGACAACGACGGCCTGTACAACTCCCGCACCGAGATCTCCTGCATCAAGTTTCTCGTCGCCGATGTCATGCTCAAGGTCATCGACCGCGCGATTCAGGTCCACGGCGCGCTCGGCGTCACGAGCGACACCCCGTTGGCCGCGTTCTTGCGCAACGAGCGCGGCGCGCGCATCTACGACGGCGCCGACGAGGTGCACAAGACCGTCGTCGCCCGGCAGGTGCTCAAAAACTACGGACTCAAGCTCAACTCCTGA
- the hisG gene encoding ATP phosphoribosyltransferase — protein sequence MSNLRIGIPSKGRLSEIAGDLLRQAGLNFRQQERTLFARVREMPVDITFLRTDDIPVLCAEGAIDLGITGSDLVAESGAHVHTRLELGVGQCRLSVCVPEDSPVQKPAQLDGCRVATSFPNITQRYLTREGAEAHLVNLSGSVEIMIALGVADVVVDLIETGSTLAANRLRVLADIDQYQTVLIQNPQARQSDLADRVVRRLEGVVIARAYSLLEYNVPRAKLHEAERITPGFNSPTVSSLEDADWCAVRVMVRRNEVIGIMEQLEALGATAILETQITNCRL from the coding sequence ATGAGCAATCTGCGCATCGGCATCCCCAGCAAGGGCCGCCTCAGCGAGATCGCCGGCGACCTCTTAAGGCAAGCCGGCCTCAACTTCCGCCAACAAGAGCGCACCCTCTTTGCTCGCGTACGCGAGATGCCGGTCGACATCACCTTCTTGCGCACCGACGATATCCCGGTGCTCTGTGCCGAAGGGGCGATCGACCTGGGCATCACCGGCAGCGACCTGGTGGCCGAGAGCGGCGCCCATGTGCATACCCGGCTGGAGCTTGGCGTCGGCCAGTGCCGGCTTTCGGTCTGCGTCCCGGAAGACAGCCCGGTCCAAAAGCCCGCCCAGCTTGACGGCTGTCGCGTGGCGACCAGCTTTCCGAACATCACCCAGCGCTATCTAACGCGCGAAGGCGCCGAGGCCCATCTGGTCAACCTCTCCGGCTCCGTCGAGATCATGATCGCCCTCGGCGTGGCCGACGTAGTCGTCGACCTCATCGAAACCGGCAGCACGCTCGCCGCCAATCGGCTGCGCGTTCTGGCCGATATCGACCAATATCAAACTGTGCTCATCCAAAACCCGCAGGCCCGCCAGTCCGACCTGGCAGACCGCGTTGTCCGCCGGCTGGAAGGGGTGGTCATTGCCCGCGCGTACTCGCTGCTGGAGTACAATGTCCCCCGCGCCAAGTTGCACGAAGCGGAGCGGATCACGCCGGGCTTCAACTCCCCCACCGTCAGCTCGCTGGAAGACGCCGATTGGTGCGCGGTGCGGGTGATGGTGCGCCGCAACGAAGTGATCGGCATCATGGAACAACTCGAAGCGCTCGGCGCCACCGCGATCCTCGAAACTCAAATCACTAACTGCCGGCTGTAA
- the hisE gene encoding phosphoribosyl-ATP diphosphatase: MSVSPPILEQLMAVIVDRKAQPRPNSYTNQLLADGVAKIGAKVQEEAAEVVEAAAEPGPEGRAHLIRETADVLYHLFVLLAHAGVPLAEVEAELARRFGISGLDEKAARGQKGAS, from the coding sequence ATGAGCGTTTCGCCCCCCATTCTTGAGCAGCTTATGGCGGTGATCGTCGATCGCAAGGCCCAGCCGCGCCCCAACTCGTACACCAACCAGTTGCTCGCCGACGGCGTCGCAAAAATCGGCGCCAAGGTGCAAGAAGAGGCCGCCGAGGTGGTCGAAGCGGCAGCCGAACCCGGCCCCGAGGGACGCGCCCACCTGATTCGCGAAACAGCCGACGTGCTCTATCATCTCTTCGTCCTGTTGGCCCATGCGGGCGTCCCGCTGGCCGAGGTCGAGGCCGAACTCGCACGCCGCTTTGGCATCTCCGGCCTCGACGAAAAAGCCGCCCGCGGCCAGAAAGGGGCCTCATGA
- the miaA gene encoding tRNA (adenosine(37)-N6)-dimethylallyltransferase MiaA — protein sequence MSTDWKTVIDPARFIDCWFLTGPTASGKTAIGVALAECVGGEIISLDSMALYRGMDVGTAKPSAAERGRVPHHLIDVVAPEDEFSVAQYLTASARLVAEIRARRHEPIFVGGTPLYLKALLRGLSEGPPADWELRRRLLAAAQAAGSESLHARLAAVDPASAARLHANDVRRVVRALEVHELTGRPISAWQADADWTPAAPARRVFALDWPREALAARINQRVDTMIEAGLVDEARRLRERGELSRTASQAVGYAEIFSYLNGECELAIAIEKIKARTRQFAKRQRTWFRSLAECRFVPMSEPVDVAQIAATISRLGEETDEAR from the coding sequence ATGTCGACGGACTGGAAAACAGTGATCGACCCGGCTCGATTTATCGACTGCTGGTTTTTGACCGGGCCGACCGCCAGCGGCAAGACGGCGATTGGCGTGGCGCTGGCCGAGTGCGTCGGCGGCGAGATCATTTCGCTCGATTCGATGGCGCTGTATCGCGGGATGGATGTGGGGACGGCCAAACCGAGCGCGGCTGAGCGTGGGCGCGTGCCGCACCACCTGATCGACGTGGTTGCGCCGGAAGACGAGTTCAGCGTGGCGCAGTACCTGACCGCCAGCGCGCGGCTGGTGGCGGAGATTCGCGCGCGACGGCATGAGCCGATCTTTGTTGGCGGCACGCCGCTGTACCTCAAAGCGCTACTGCGCGGACTGAGCGAAGGTCCGCCCGCCGACTGGGAACTGCGCCGGCGATTGCTCGCCGCGGCGCAGGCAGCGGGGAGCGAATCGCTACATGCGCGACTGGCGGCCGTCGATCCGGCTAGCGCCGCACGGCTGCACGCCAACGACGTGCGGCGCGTGGTGCGGGCGCTGGAGGTGCATGAGTTGACCGGCCGGCCGATCAGCGCGTGGCAGGCCGACGCGGATTGGACGCCGGCGGCGCCAGCGCGGCGCGTGTTTGCGCTCGACTGGCCGCGCGAAGCGCTGGCCGCGCGGATCAACCAGCGCGTCGACACGATGATTGAGGCTGGGCTGGTCGACGAGGCGCGGCGACTGCGCGAGCGCGGGGAGTTGAGCCGCACGGCCAGCCAGGCGGTGGGCTACGCGGAGATCTTTTCCTATTTGAACGGCGAGTGCGAACTGGCAATAGCGATTGAGAAGATCAAGGCCCGCACTCGGCAGTTCGCCAAGCGGCAGCGGACGTGGTTTCGGAGTCTGGCGGAATGCCGCTTTGTGCCGATGTCGGAGCCGGTCGACGTGGCACAGATCGCGGCGACCATCTCGCGGCTGGGAGAGGAGACAGACGAAGCGCGATAG
- a CDS encoding SdpI family protein has translation MTRWFYVSCGITLLALAASVYYAFVAYDNLPARLPTHWNLHGEPDGWTRKEDAAPIFFLLPVVLVGLQALTLALPWLSPKQFQVRSFLGAYGLVMALTTGLLAYIHLVTLVGSARPGSLDVGRWLIGGMMAFFAAIGWLMPRIERNFWMGVRTPWTLASETVWRATHWMAGWTFGIAGALGVICLLAGGRLEICFALVIAAALAPVVYSLVYYKWLERRGEV, from the coding sequence ATGACGCGCTGGTTTTACGTCTCGTGCGGAATCACGCTTTTGGCGCTGGCGGCCAGCGTCTACTACGCGTTTGTCGCCTACGACAATCTGCCGGCGCGGTTGCCGACGCATTGGAACCTGCACGGAGAGCCCGACGGTTGGACGCGCAAGGAGGATGCGGCGCCGATCTTCTTTTTGCTACCGGTCGTGCTGGTTGGCCTGCAGGCGCTCACCTTGGCGCTGCCGTGGCTGTCGCCGAAGCAATTTCAGGTACGGTCGTTCTTGGGGGCTTATGGGCTGGTGATGGCGCTGACGACTGGCTTGTTGGCCTACATCCATCTGGTGACGCTGGTCGGCAGTGCGCGTCCCGGATCGCTCGATGTTGGGCGCTGGCTGATTGGGGGCATGATGGCGTTCTTCGCGGCGATTGGATGGTTGATGCCGCGGATCGAGCGTAATTTTTGGATGGGGGTGCGCACCCCGTGGACGCTGGCCAGCGAAACGGTGTGGCGGGCCACGCATTGGATGGCGGGGTGGACGTTTGGCATTGCCGGCGCGCTAGGCGTGATTTGCCTGTTGGCCGGCGGGCGATTGGAGATTTGTTTCGCGCTTGTGATCGCCGCGGCGCTGGCGCCGGTGGTCTATTCGCTGGTGTATTACAAATGGTTGGAGCGGCGGGGAGAGGTGTGA
- a CDS encoding EcsC family protein → MTDQPTPVPPPLALNADQRKLLAEAAAYLENPSFLVKVANLVGKPAEVVIKSLPDRARVIVADGTSDALKTGLDWAVRSLPPESSDEVCEKTGVRGFLKKHRHTALTALTGAGGGMMGLPGLAVELPTTTMLMLRSIASIAAEHGADLNDPATRLECLAVFSLGSQPLEEMESAYLTTRLSLAMAVRQATHFVAQHTAREISDALAKGTAPVLMRLISAIAARFQIVVTEKVAAQAVPIVGAGLGALVNASFTDHFNRVARYHFSIVEMERRYGRELVQSAYREACQAEQNKRVARQGVKLTSG, encoded by the coding sequence ATGACCGACCAGCCGACTCCCGTCCCTCCACCGCTCGCGCTCAATGCCGACCAGCGCAAGCTGCTCGCGGAGGCGGCGGCCTATCTCGAAAACCCCAGCTTCCTCGTCAAGGTGGCCAACCTGGTCGGCAAGCCCGCCGAGGTGGTCATCAAGTCGCTCCCCGATCGGGCGCGCGTCATCGTCGCCGACGGCACGAGCGACGCGTTGAAAACGGGACTCGATTGGGCAGTGCGTAGCCTGCCGCCCGAGTCGTCCGACGAGGTGTGCGAAAAGACCGGCGTCCGCGGCTTCTTGAAAAAACATCGCCACACCGCGCTCACGGCGCTCACCGGCGCCGGCGGCGGCATGATGGGCCTGCCCGGCCTCGCGGTGGAACTTCCCACCACCACCATGCTGATGCTCCGTTCCATCGCGTCGATCGCGGCCGAGCATGGCGCCGATCTCAACGACCCGGCCACGCGGCTAGAGTGTCTGGCCGTCTTCAGCCTTGGCTCGCAACCGCTGGAAGAAATGGAGTCGGCCTATCTGACCACGCGACTCAGCCTGGCGATGGCGGTGCGACAGGCCACGCACTTCGTGGCGCAGCACACGGCCCGCGAGATCAGCGACGCGCTGGCCAAGGGGACGGCGCCGGTGCTGATGCGCCTGATCAGCGCGATCGCCGCCCGCTTCCAGATTGTCGTCACCGAGAAGGTCGCCGCGCAGGCGGTGCCGATCGTCGGCGCCGGCCTCGGGGCCTTGGTCAACGCCTCCTTCACCGATCACTTCAACCGCGTGGCGCGATATCACTTTTCCATTGTTGAGATGGAACGCCGCTACGGCCGCGAACTGGTGCAGTCCGCCTATCGCGAGGCCTGTCAGGCGGAACAGAATAAACGCGTCGCTCGCCAAGGAGTAAAGCTCACCTCGGGCTAG
- the groL gene encoding chaperonin GroEL (60 kDa chaperone family; promotes refolding of misfolded polypeptides especially under stressful conditions; forms two stacked rings of heptamers to form a barrel-shaped 14mer; ends can be capped by GroES; misfolded proteins enter the barrel where they are refolded when GroES binds), which produces MAKMIAFDQEAREAMRRGVSKLARAVKVTLGPRGRNVILQKSFGSPTVTKDGVTVAKEIDVEDVYENMGARMVREVASKTSDVAGDGTTTATVLAEAIFNEGLKAVVAGVNPIQLKLGIEKAVADITERLHKASITIKSRKEMAQVAAVASNNDMEIGNLLAEAMEKVGKDGVITVDEGKSLKTEVEWVEGMQFDRGYLSPYFITDPTKMEAVLDDPYILVFEKKISNVKELVPVLEAVVNAGRPLLIVAEEVEGEALATLVINKLRGTFKCVAVKAPGYGDRRKAMMEDIAILTGATAVFESLGIKLESLKITDLGRAKKVIVDKDNTTVIEGAGKSADIKARIEQIRREIEGSTSDYDREKLEERLAKLSGGVAKINVGAATESEMKEKKARVEDALHATRAAVEEGILPGGGVALLRATSGLKPKNISQGEEVGFNIVLRACRAPLTQISQNAGQDGSIVCERVLEKEGNVGYNAATDKYEDLVKAGIIDPTKVTRTALQNAASVSTLLLTSDALIAEKPKEGKKGAGHGGDHDMY; this is translated from the coding sequence ATGGCAAAGATGATTGCTTTCGACCAGGAAGCCCGCGAGGCGATGCGCCGCGGCGTTTCCAAACTGGCCCGCGCCGTCAAGGTGACCCTCGGTCCCCGCGGCCGCAACGTGATTTTGCAAAAGAGCTTTGGCTCGCCGACCGTCACTAAGGACGGCGTCACCGTGGCCAAGGAAATCGACGTCGAGGACGTCTACGAGAACATGGGCGCCCGTATGGTCCGTGAGGTCGCCTCCAAGACCAGCGACGTCGCCGGCGACGGCACCACCACCGCCACCGTGCTCGCCGAAGCCATCTTCAACGAAGGGCTCAAGGCGGTCGTGGCGGGCGTGAACCCGATCCAACTCAAGCTCGGCATCGAAAAGGCCGTGGCCGACATCACCGAGCGCCTCCACAAGGCCTCGATCACCATCAAGAGCCGCAAGGAAATGGCGCAAGTCGCCGCCGTGGCCAGCAACAACGACATGGAAATCGGCAACCTATTGGCCGAGGCCATGGAGAAGGTCGGCAAAGACGGCGTCATCACCGTCGACGAAGGCAAGAGCCTCAAGACCGAGGTCGAATGGGTCGAGGGCATGCAGTTCGATCGCGGCTATCTGTCGCCTTACTTCATCACCGACCCCACCAAGATGGAGGCGGTCCTCGATGACCCCTATATCCTGGTGTTCGAAAAGAAGATCTCCAACGTCAAAGAGTTGGTGCCGGTGCTAGAGGCCGTGGTCAACGCGGGCCGTCCGCTGCTGATCGTCGCCGAAGAGGTCGAGGGCGAGGCCCTGGCCACGCTCGTCATCAACAAGCTGCGCGGCACCTTCAAGTGCGTCGCCGTCAAGGCGCCGGGCTACGGTGATCGCCGCAAGGCCATGATGGAAGACATCGCCATTCTCACCGGCGCCACCGCGGTCTTTGAGAGCCTCGGCATCAAGCTCGAGAGCCTCAAGATCACCGACCTCGGCCGCGCCAAGAAGGTGATTGTCGACAAGGACAACACCACCGTCATCGAAGGCGCCGGCAAGAGCGCCGACATCAAGGCCCGCATCGAGCAGATTCGCCGCGAGATCGAAGGCTCGACCAGCGATTACGATCGCGAAAAGCTCGAAGAGCGACTCGCCAAGCTCTCCGGCGGCGTGGCCAAGATCAACGTCGGCGCCGCGACCGAAAGCGAGATGAAGGAGAAGAAGGCCCGCGTCGAAGACGCCTTGCACGCCACCCGCGCAGCGGTGGAAGAAGGCATCTTGCCCGGCGGTGGTGTCGCGCTGCTCCGCGCCACCAGCGGCCTGAAGCCCAAGAACATTTCGCAAGGCGAGGAAGTCGGCTTCAACATTGTGTTGCGGGCGTGCCGCGCTCCGCTCACGCAGATCTCGCAGAACGCCGGCCAAGACGGCAGCATCGTCTGCGAGCGCGTGCTGGAGAAAGAAGGCAACGTTGGCTACAACGCCGCCACCGACAAGTACGAGGACCTGGTCAAGGCGGGCATCATCGACCCCACCAAGGTCACCCGCACCGCGCTGCAAAACGCGGCCAGCGTCTCCACGCTGCTCTTGACCAGCGATGCCTTGATCGCCGAGAAGCCCAAGGAAGGTAAGAAGGGCGCCGGCCACGGCGGCGACCACGACATGTACTAA
- the groES gene encoding co-chaperone GroES: MSTATASKARKSTQPKLQPLGDRVVIQREEAEERTAGGIVLPDSAKNKPARGKIVAVGDGRLLDNGQRNKIQVKVGERVLFSSYAGETFKIGEQELLLMREDDILAVID, encoded by the coding sequence ATGTCGACCGCGACCGCGTCCAAAGCTCGCAAATCGACCCAGCCCAAGCTCCAGCCGCTCGGCGACCGTGTGGTCATCCAGCGCGAGGAGGCCGAAGAGCGCACCGCCGGCGGCATCGTGCTGCCCGATAGCGCCAAAAACAAGCCCGCCCGCGGCAAGATCGTCGCCGTCGGCGATGGCCGCCTGCTCGACAATGGCCAGCGCAACAAGATTCAGGTCAAGGTGGGCGAGCGCGTGCTGTTTAGCTCCTACGCCGGCGAGACCTTCAAGATCGGCGAGCAAGAACTGCTGCTGATGCGCGAAGACGATATCCTGGCCGTCATCGACTAA
- a CDS encoding cobalamin-dependent protein (Presence of a B(12) (cobalamin)-binding domain implies dependence on cobalamin itself, in one of its several forms, or in some unusual lineages, dependence on a cobalamin-like analog.), whose product MSHTAAPDPIANESRPTGSPRHPHGSRARVLLTSVFGPYAQDDAYGSRYINPMELYHNQVTRVQHAFSLRTFNRSWGLMLIQANLRAPVTLLDFPTQERFVEEIQTQPYDIVGISSIQTNLIKVRRMCRLIRKHLPHATILIGGHLANFPDLKQYCDCDHVVRSDGVRWMREYLGEDPDAPIRHPQVAGNIGSRILGVTLRNHPGDACATLIPSVGCPMGCNFCSTSAMFGGKGRSIEFYRSGSDLFEVMCQLEQNLTIQSFFVMDENFLVNTKRSLQLLELMEKHHKPWSIFVFSSANVLQKYTMDQLVRLGVSWVWMGLEGKGSQYKKLAGTDTLALVRQLREHGIRVLGSTIIGLEEHTLENIDAAIDHAVQHATEFHQFMLYTPIPGTPLFSELASQGKLLSVADYSVADIHGQLQFNYRHPHIPQGQETELLLRAFHRDFEVNGPSVVRIVRTTLRAWKRFQHHPDERVRARFAYEAANLPMQYAGVLWACRQWYRDDTRQAAEITTVLNELYAECGEPARRAAPIIGRKLHRRIQQEEQRLRQGWTYEPPTFYETNYPDGPPNSVHVAPVDPPCVAHATVSN is encoded by the coding sequence GTGTCGCACACAGCCGCCCCCGATCCAATCGCGAACGAATCACGGCCCACCGGATCGCCACGCCATCCACACGGGTCGCGGGCTCGCGTACTGCTGACCAGTGTGTTTGGGCCGTACGCGCAGGACGACGCATATGGCAGTCGCTACATCAATCCGATGGAGCTGTACCACAATCAGGTCACGCGGGTGCAGCATGCCTTCTCGCTGCGAACGTTCAATCGGTCGTGGGGGCTGATGTTGATTCAGGCTAATCTGCGGGCCCCGGTCACATTGTTGGACTTTCCCACACAAGAACGCTTTGTGGAGGAGATTCAAACGCAGCCCTACGACATTGTGGGCATCAGCTCCATTCAAACCAACCTGATCAAAGTCCGGCGGATGTGCCGCTTGATCCGCAAGCACCTGCCCCACGCCACCATTCTGATCGGCGGGCATCTCGCCAACTTTCCCGACTTGAAACAGTATTGCGATTGCGACCACGTCGTCAGATCGGACGGCGTGCGCTGGATGCGCGAATACCTCGGTGAGGATCCCGACGCGCCCATTCGTCATCCGCAAGTCGCCGGCAATATCGGGTCGCGCATCCTGGGTGTGACCCTGCGGAATCATCCTGGCGACGCCTGCGCTACGCTCATTCCGTCGGTGGGTTGTCCGATGGGCTGCAACTTTTGCTCGACGTCCGCCATGTTTGGCGGCAAAGGACGTTCGATCGAGTTCTATCGCAGCGGGTCCGACCTGTTCGAGGTCATGTGTCAACTGGAGCAGAATCTGACGATTCAATCGTTCTTCGTCATGGACGAAAATTTTCTCGTCAACACCAAGCGCAGCCTGCAACTCTTGGAGCTGATGGAGAAGCATCACAAGCCCTGGTCGATCTTCGTCTTCAGCTCGGCCAATGTCTTGCAGAAGTACACGATGGACCAGCTTGTGCGATTGGGCGTCTCGTGGGTTTGGATGGGGTTGGAAGGAAAAGGCTCGCAGTACAAAAAGCTCGCAGGGACCGACACGCTCGCCTTGGTGCGCCAGCTTCGCGAACATGGCATACGGGTCCTCGGGTCGACCATCATCGGATTGGAAGAGCACACGCTCGAAAACATCGACGCCGCAATCGACCACGCCGTGCAGCACGCCACCGAATTCCACCAATTCATGCTGTATACGCCGATCCCCGGCACGCCCCTCTTTTCGGAGCTCGCGTCGCAGGGCAAGCTGCTCTCGGTGGCCGACTACTCCGTGGCAGATATCCACGGCCAATTACAATTCAACTATCGCCATCCTCATATTCCACAGGGGCAAGAGACCGAACTCTTGTTGCGGGCATTTCATCGCGACTTCGAGGTGAACGGCCCCAGTGTCGTGCGTATCGTGCGCACGACGCTCCGCGCCTGGAAGCGCTTCCAACACCACCCAGACGAGCGCGTGCGCGCTCGATTCGCCTATGAGGCCGCGAATCTCCCCATGCAATACGCGGGCGTGCTTTGGGCTTGTCGCCAGTGGTATCGCGACGATACGCGCCAGGCGGCAGAAATCACCACCGTCCTCAACGAGCTCTATGCCGAATGTGGAGAGCCGGCGCGGCGGGCGGCGCCGATCATCGGCCGCAAGCTCCACCGCCGGATTCAGCAAGAGGAACAACGCCTGCGACAAGGGTGGACCTATGAGCCGCCAACCTTCTATGAAACCAATTATCCCGACGGTCCGCCCAACTCCGTCCACGTGGCGCCGGTGGATCCACCTTGTGTAGCGCATGCGACCGTGAGTAATTGA
- the hisH gene encoding imidazole glycerol phosphate synthase subunit HisH, which translates to MIAIIDYGMGNLRSVQKAFEKVGHAAEISDRPETIARADKVILPGVGAMGDAMRELCARGLDDAVKESIAAGRPFLGICLGLQLLFDKSYEGGEHAGLGIVPGEVRRFEVPAECKVPHMGWNQIELRSRPPILADIADGSYFYFVHSYYVAPRDRDIIAAEARYPEPFTAMIWRDNLYATQFHPEKSQADGLKLLKNFAEL; encoded by the coding sequence ATGATCGCCATTATCGACTACGGGATGGGCAACCTTCGCAGCGTGCAAAAAGCGTTTGAAAAGGTGGGCCACGCCGCCGAAATCAGCGACCGACCCGAGACGATCGCCCGCGCCGATAAGGTGATTCTGCCCGGCGTCGGCGCCATGGGCGACGCCATGCGCGAGCTTTGCGCACGCGGGCTGGACGACGCGGTTAAAGAGTCGATCGCCGCCGGCCGGCCGTTTCTTGGCATCTGCCTGGGGCTGCAACTGCTGTTCGACAAGAGCTACGAGGGGGGCGAGCATGCGGGGCTCGGCATCGTGCCCGGCGAGGTCCGCCGCTTTGAAGTCCCCGCCGAGTGCAAGGTGCCGCACATGGGCTGGAACCAGATTGAGCTGCGCAGTCGCCCACCGATCTTGGCGGACATCGCCGACGGCAGCTATTTCTACTTTGTGCATTCCTACTATGTGGCGCCGCGCGACCGCGACATCATCGCCGCCGAGGCTCGCTATCCCGAGCCATTCACCGCCATGATCTGGCGCGACAACCTCTACGCCACGCAGTTCCATCCCGAAAAGAGCCAGGCCGACGGGCTGAAGCTGCTCAAAAACTTCGCCGAGTTGTAG
- a CDS encoding OmpA family protein produces MNIAGRQPARSRFAGCLCALAALAASGCTQNPMMMQSQIQSLQQQQLAISQQNRELQTRATTLDNDNQELERLLAQSQQQVRLFEDQVTVMREQLTATSSQLAQARDLSEEFNDKHKALQASIRSRGSAQITANNSFKAQLPDIVVAGLNVRRDGDVVRIELPGTRLFVPGGARLLPEASPLLDQVSAELKRIYAGQVIGVEGFTDSDPVQTSQWQNNHQLSVGQAMAVYDYMTVRGGFRADQLFVVGHGSNHPVVSNATPAGKERNRRVELVVYPEQVGRN; encoded by the coding sequence ATGAACATCGCGGGCCGCCAACCTGCTCGCTCCAGATTCGCCGGCTGTCTCTGCGCGCTGGCGGCGCTGGCGGCCAGCGGCTGCACACAGAACCCGATGATGATGCAGAGCCAGATTCAGTCGCTGCAACAGCAGCAACTGGCCATCTCGCAGCAAAACCGCGAACTGCAAACCCGCGCCACCACGCTCGACAACGACAATCAAGAGCTCGAACGCTTGCTGGCGCAAAGCCAACAGCAGGTGCGTCTGTTCGAAGACCAGGTGACGGTGATGCGCGAGCAACTCACCGCCACCTCGTCGCAGTTGGCGCAAGCGCGCGACCTGTCAGAAGAGTTCAACGACAAGCACAAGGCGCTCCAGGCCTCGATTCGCAGCCGCGGCAGCGCGCAAATCACCGCCAACAACAGCTTCAAGGCCCAACTTCCCGACATTGTCGTGGCGGGGCTCAACGTCCGCCGCGATGGCGACGTCGTCCGTATCGAGCTTCCCGGCACGCGGCTCTTCGTGCCCGGCGGCGCGCGGCTGCTGCCCGAGGCCAGCCCGCTGCTCGATCAGGTGTCGGCCGAACTCAAGCGGATCTACGCCGGTCAGGTCATTGGCGTCGAGGGCTTCACCGACAGCGATCCGGTGCAAACCAGCCAGTGGCAAAACAACCATCAGCTCTCGGTCGGCCAAGCGATGGCGGTGTACGACTATATGACGGTTCGTGGCGGCTTTCGCGCCGATCAGTTGTTCGTCGTCGGCCACGGCTCGAATCATCCGGTCGTCTCCAACGCCACCCCCGCCGGCAAAGAGCGCAATCGCCGCGTCGAGCTGGTGGTCTATCCAGAGCAGGTCGGCCGCAACTAG